In Nicotiana tabacum cultivar K326 chromosome 17, ASM71507v2, whole genome shotgun sequence, one DNA window encodes the following:
- the LOC107768503 gene encoding light-induced protein, chloroplastic — MASISSLNQIPCKTLQITSQYSKPTSKISTLPLTSTNFPSISVKEFTNPKPKFTAQAKNYDKEDEWGPEVEQIKPSGGGVSVAEEEPPKEEPSEIELLKKQLVDSFYGTNRGLSASSETRAEIVELITKLESKNPTPAPTEALPLLNGKWILAYTSFSGLFPLLSRGTLPLVRVEEISQTIDSEAFTVQNSVVFAGPLATTSITTNAKFEVRSPKRVQIKFDEGIIGTPQLTDSIELPENIEFLGQKIDLSPFKGLVNSVQDTASSVAKSISSQPPIKFPISNSNAQSWLLTTYLDHELRISRGDGGSVFVLIKEGSPLLKP, encoded by the exons ATGGCTTCCATCTCTTCTCTAAATCAAATTCCTTGCAAAACTCTGCAAATTACATCCCAATATTCAAAACCCACCTCAAAAATCTCCACTTTGCCCCTCACCTCCACAAACTTCCCATCAATTTCAGTCAAAGAATTCACAAACCCAAAACCAAAATTCACAGCACAAGCCAAGAACTACGACAAGGAAGACGAGTGGGGTCCAGAGGTGGAGCAAATAAAGCCAAGTGGAGGAGGAGTATCGGTAGCAGAGGAAGAACCACCAAAGGAGGAGCCGAGTGAAATTGAGTTGCTCAAGAAACAATTGGTGGATTCTTTTTATGGAACCAATAGGGGTTTGAGTGCTAGCAGTGAAACTCGGGCTGAGATCGTTGAACTCATCACTAAGCTTGAATCCAAGAACCCAACTCCTGCTCCTACCGAGGCGTTGCCTCTTCTCAATGGCAAATGGATTCTTGC GTACACATCTTTTTCTGGCCTGTTCCCCTTGTTGTCAAGGGGCACACTGCCTCTGGTTCGCGTCGAGGAGATTTCCCAGACCATCGATTCTGAGGCTTTCACTGTTCAGAACTCTGTTGTCTTTGCTGGACCTTTAGCTACAACTTCCATTACTACCAATGCCAAATTCGAAGTCAGAAGTCCTAAGCGTGTCCAG ATTAAATTTGATGAAGGCATAATTGGAACACCCCAGTTGACGGATTCTATTGAGCTGCCTGAGAACATCGAATTCTTGGGACAAAAAATTGATCTAAGCCCTTTCAAAGGTTTGGTTAATTCAGTCCAGGACACAGCTTCTTCAGTAGCCAAGTCCATTTCCAGTCAACCACCAATTAAGTTTCCTATTTCCAACAGCAATGCACAATCTTGGCTGCTGACAACATACCTTGATCATGAGCTTAGGATTTCCAGAGGAGATGGAGGCAGTGTATTTGTGTTGATCAAGGAAGGCAGTCCCCTCTTGAAGCCTTAA
- the LOC142172016 gene encoding uncharacterized protein LOC142172016: MNAGRGHARVFAFTRQDAQASNAVVTGILSVCSFDALALIYPGATYSYMSSYFALRFGSQPELLNDPFLVSTLVRESLLAEYVYRACQVWVEGRDTLADLIVLDMIDFDMLMVMDWLSFCYAIVDCHAKIVKFQIPNEPSFVLKGGQVPENCKVVSFMKVPRLLKKGCLGLLAIVNDTRKETISIENVPVVREFFDVFPEDLPGLPLVQGRFWY, encoded by the coding sequence ATGAATGCCGGTAGAGGTCATGCGagagtttttgcatttactagacaAGATGCTCAGGCCTCGAATGCTGTGGTTACAGGTATTCTTTCTGTTTGTTCATTTGATGCACTTGCGTTGATTTATCCGGGAGCTACTTACTCATATATGTCATCGTACTTTGCTTTGAGGTTTGGTAGCCAGCCTGAGCTATTGAATGATCCTTTTCTAGTTTCTACTCTTGTTAGAGAGTCTCTATTAGCTGAATACGTGTATCGTGCTTGTCAGGTTTGGGTTGAGGGTAGAGATACTCTAGCTGACCTTATTGTACTcgatatgattgactttgacatgTTGATGGTAATGGATTGGTTATCCTTTTGCTATGCTATCGTCGATTGCCATGCAAAGATAGTTAAGTTTCAGATACCAAACGAGCCCAGCTTTGTCCTAAAAGGGGGTCAGGTTCCAGAAAATTGCAAAGTTGTATCTTTTATGAAGGTTCCACGGCTTCTAAAGAAAGGTTGCTTGGGTCTCTTAGCTATTGTAAATgacacaagaaaggaaacaattaGTATAGAAAATGTACCAGTAGTGAGAGAATTTTTTGATGTATTTCCTGAGGATTTACCAGGATTACCTCTAGTACAAGgaagattttggtattga